In Candidatus Roseilinea sp., one DNA window encodes the following:
- a CDS encoding patatin: MTRKRILAIDGGGIRGIIPLCALVELERQLNQPARDFFSFMAGTSTGAIIGAGLALGLSAERCLQLYIELGDRAFRRNPLDWIISLGSFKYRTAPLVKLLKEFLGNPTLNELPIDVMFTATRVRDGKPFFFVKDNPVNEQLTGKLRLVDCVAASSAAPTFFEPWRVPGIGACVDGGIGIAGNPCYQACVEAFHYMPAGKYPLAETTVVSLGTGFYKAQYNPSNLIAWVQWIIGELLDEPAAQQTQLVQRHYVTQGLHLVRLNVQMPQEIGMDDIGAIPRLVEIGKATAAKLNWNELLTPPAGERAVELAPSQLPRNMPAKNAQVVKPGKRRGQG; encoded by the coding sequence TTGACCCGCAAGCGCATCCTCGCCATTGACGGCGGCGGCATCCGCGGCATCATTCCGCTATGCGCGCTGGTGGAGCTGGAAAGACAGCTCAACCAGCCGGCGCGCGACTTCTTTTCGTTCATGGCCGGCACGTCCACCGGCGCGATCATCGGCGCCGGCCTGGCCCTCGGGCTATCCGCCGAGCGTTGCCTCCAGCTTTACATCGAGCTGGGCGACCGCGCCTTCCGCCGCAACCCACTGGATTGGATCATCAGCCTCGGCTCGTTCAAATATCGTACTGCGCCGCTGGTGAAGCTGCTCAAGGAGTTCCTCGGCAACCCCACCCTGAACGAACTACCGATTGACGTGATGTTCACGGCGACGCGCGTGCGCGACGGCAAGCCGTTTTTCTTCGTCAAGGACAACCCGGTCAACGAACAGCTCACCGGCAAGTTGCGCCTGGTGGATTGCGTTGCGGCATCCTCCGCCGCGCCGACGTTCTTCGAACCCTGGCGCGTGCCAGGCATCGGCGCATGTGTGGACGGCGGCATCGGCATCGCCGGCAACCCGTGCTACCAAGCGTGCGTCGAGGCCTTTCATTACATGCCGGCGGGCAAATATCCTCTCGCCGAAACGACGGTCGTATCGCTCGGCACGGGCTTCTACAAGGCGCAATACAACCCGTCCAACCTGATCGCGTGGGTGCAATGGATCATCGGCGAGTTGTTGGACGAGCCGGCGGCGCAGCAAACGCAACTCGTGCAGCGGCACTACGTCACGCAAGGCTTGCACCTGGTGCGCTTGAACGTGCAGATGCCTCAAGAGATCGGCATGGACGACATCGGCGCCATCCCGCGTCTGGTGGAGATCGGCAAAGCCACAGCCGCCAAGCTGAACTGGAACGAACTGCTCACCCCACCCGCCGGTGAGCGGGCAGTCGAACTCGCACCGTCGCAACTGCCGCGCAACATGCCAGCCAAGAACGCACAGGTGGTCAAGCCGGGGAAGCGCAGGGGTCAGGGGTGA
- a CDS encoding CDP-diacylglycerol--inositol 3-phosphatidyltransferase: MEAWARKHLSPLLDPLVDALARTGVSPNALTFAGFLLNVVAGVLIAVGQPFWGGGVMVALGMPFDAVDGAVARKLGKQTKFGAFFDSTLDRLAEGALLAGLGYYFAARGDALSVVVTFAALVGSFMVSYARARAEGLGLECRVGLFSRFGRFLLLVVGLLLSPVFPVSLVILVWALAILTAYTTIERIVHVYRETQDVKRKT, from the coding sequence ATGGAAGCTTGGGCGCGCAAGCATCTCAGCCCACTGCTCGACCCGCTGGTAGATGCGCTGGCGCGCACCGGCGTCTCTCCCAACGCGCTCACATTCGCCGGCTTCCTCCTCAACGTCGTCGCCGGCGTCCTTATCGCCGTTGGCCAGCCGTTTTGGGGTGGGGGGGTGATGGTCGCCCTCGGCATGCCGTTCGATGCTGTGGACGGCGCGGTGGCGCGCAAGCTGGGCAAGCAGACCAAGTTCGGCGCGTTCTTCGATTCGACGCTCGACCGGTTGGCCGAGGGCGCGCTGCTGGCCGGCTTGGGCTATTACTTCGCCGCACGCGGTGATGCGCTCTCCGTGGTCGTCACGTTTGCGGCGCTGGTCGGCTCGTTCATGGTGAGCTACGCGCGCGCCCGCGCCGAGGGGCTGGGCCTGGAGTGTCGGGTCGGCTTGTTCAGCCGGTTCGGGCGCTTCCTGCTCCTGGTCGTCGGATTGTTGCTGTCGCCGGTCTTTCCCGTGTCGCTCGTCATCCTGGTTTGGGCACTGGCGATCTTGACGGCCTACACCACCATCGAGCGCATCGTCCATGTCTATCGCGAAACGCAAGACGTAAAACGTAAAACGTGA
- a CDS encoding myo-inositol-1-phosphate synthase, which yields MARKSNKLSELRAAANRKVRVAIIGVGNCASSLVQGVHYYRNAKPEDKVPGLMHVQLGDYHVGDIEFTAAFDIDVNKVGKDLSEAIFTAPNNTYKFCDVPYTGCCVHRGMTHDGLGKYLSQVIKKAPGETSDVVKILKDTQTDVVVNYLPVGSEEATKWYVEQVLQAGCAFVNCIPVFIAREPYWQRRFRERNLPIIGDDIKSQVGATITHRMLARLFVERGVRIDRTYQLNFGGNTDFMNMLERERLESKKISKTNAVTSQIPYEIPEENIHVGPSDYVPWLTDRKWAYIRMEGTTFGDVPLNVELKLEVWDSPNSAGVVIDAVRCAKIALDRGIGGALLGPSSYFMKSPPEQYTDDEAHDKVEAFIRGE from the coding sequence ATGGCGAGGAAGTCGAACAAACTGAGTGAGCTGCGCGCTGCGGCCAACCGCAAAGTGCGCGTCGCGATCATCGGTGTGGGTAATTGCGCCAGTTCGCTGGTGCAAGGCGTGCACTACTACCGCAACGCCAAGCCTGAAGATAAAGTGCCCGGTTTGATGCATGTGCAACTGGGCGACTATCACGTGGGCGATATCGAATTCACCGCTGCATTCGATATAGACGTGAACAAGGTCGGCAAGGATCTGAGCGAAGCCATCTTCACAGCGCCCAACAACACCTACAAGTTCTGCGATGTGCCCTACACCGGCTGCTGCGTGCACCGCGGCATGACGCACGATGGTCTGGGCAAGTATCTGTCGCAGGTGATCAAGAAAGCGCCCGGCGAGACCAGCGACGTGGTCAAAATCCTGAAGGACACGCAAACCGATGTGGTCGTCAACTACCTGCCGGTCGGCAGCGAAGAGGCGACCAAATGGTATGTGGAGCAGGTGCTCCAGGCCGGCTGCGCCTTCGTGAACTGCATTCCCGTCTTCATCGCGCGCGAACCGTACTGGCAGCGTCGCTTCCGCGAGCGCAACTTGCCCATCATCGGCGACGACATCAAGAGCCAGGTTGGCGCGACGATCACCCACCGCATGCTGGCGCGCCTGTTCGTCGAGCGCGGCGTGCGCATTGACCGCACCTACCAGCTCAACTTCGGCGGCAACACCGACTTCATGAACATGCTCGAGCGCGAGCGGCTGGAGAGCAAGAAGATCAGCAAAACCAATGCGGTCACCTCGCAGATCCCCTACGAGATTCCCGAGGAGAACATCCACGTCGGCCCGAGCGACTATGTGCCGTGGCTCACCGACCGCAAGTGGGCTTACATCCGCATGGAGGGCACGACCTTCGGCGATGTACCGTTGAACGTCGAACTCAAGCTCGAGGTGTGGGATAGCCCGAACAGCGCCGGCGTGGTGATTGACGCCGTGCGCTGCGCCAAGATCGCGCTCGACCGCGGCATCGGTGGCGCGCTGCTTGGGCCGTCGTCCTATTTCATGAAATCGCCGCCCGAGCAATATACCGACGACGAAGCACACGACAAAGTCGAGGCGTTCATCCGAGGCGAATAA
- a CDS encoding calcium/proton exchanger — protein MQTIIRPFLKPLNALLLMIPVAIVAELAGWSPVLVFLTAALAVVPLAGLMGDATEELAARTGPQIGALINATLGNAAELIITILAIRQGLLDLVRASIVGSIIGNILLVLGAAFLIGGLKHGIQKFTPSQAGLNATMLLVSAVVLTVPAFFAFAIEPDTQRVEELSLLTAAVIIVMYVLSVIYTLRARAGDPLTREAAHAPTMSLPLAIGLLVVATALIALVSEFLVGAVEPMTAQLGISEVFVGIILVPVIGNIAEHVVAIEVAAKDQMDLSLGIAIGSSLQVALLVAPVLVFVALLFGQYLTLEFTAFELVALLASCLIAAAVSMDGRSNWLEGALLIGLYLIVGIAFFFLPTSPG, from the coding sequence ATGCAAACGATCATCCGGCCCTTCCTCAAACCTCTCAATGCGCTACTCTTGATGATCCCCGTTGCCATCGTGGCGGAATTGGCCGGTTGGAGTCCGGTGCTCGTCTTCCTGACGGCAGCGCTGGCGGTCGTGCCACTGGCCGGCCTCATGGGCGATGCGACCGAGGAGCTGGCCGCGCGCACCGGCCCGCAGATCGGCGCTTTGATCAATGCGACGCTCGGCAACGCCGCTGAACTCATCATTACCATTCTCGCCATTCGCCAAGGGTTGCTCGATCTCGTGCGCGCGTCCATCGTCGGCTCGATCATCGGCAACATCTTGCTGGTGCTCGGCGCGGCGTTTTTGATCGGAGGCTTGAAGCATGGCATCCAGAAGTTCACCCCATCTCAGGCCGGGCTCAACGCCACGATGCTGTTGGTGTCAGCCGTCGTGCTGACGGTGCCGGCCTTCTTCGCCTTCGCCATCGAGCCGGACACACAGCGCGTGGAAGAGCTGAGCCTGTTGACGGCAGCGGTCATCATTGTGATGTATGTGCTGAGCGTGATCTACACACTACGCGCCAGGGCCGGCGATCCGCTCACCCGTGAGGCGGCTCACGCGCCGACGATGTCGCTCCCCTTGGCAATCGGCCTGCTCGTCGTAGCCACGGCCTTGATCGCGTTGGTGAGCGAGTTCTTGGTCGGCGCAGTGGAGCCGATGACGGCGCAGCTCGGCATCAGCGAGGTCTTCGTCGGCATCATCCTTGTGCCGGTCATCGGCAACATCGCCGAGCATGTCGTAGCGATCGAGGTAGCAGCCAAGGACCAGATGGATCTCAGCCTCGGCATCGCCATCGGGTCGAGCCTGCAGGTGGCGTTGCTGGTTGCGCCAGTGCTGGTGTTCGTGGCGCTGCTGTTCGGCCAGTACCTCACGCTCGAGTTCACTGCGTTCGAGCTGGTGGCGTTGCTGGCCTCATGCCTCATCGCCGCAGCAGTTTCGATGGATGGCCGCTCCAACTGGCTGGAAGGGGCGCTCCTGATCGGGTTGTATTTGATCGTGGGGATCGCGTTCTTCTTCTTGCCGACCTCGCCCGGATAA
- a CDS encoding multifunctional 2',3'-cyclic-nucleotide 2'-phosphodiesterase/5'-nucleotidase/3'-nucleotidase, with amino-acid sequence MSTQKLSRRAFLRRTVLAGGATLYVFANGHYRIALSQAPVVYRLRILHTNDHHARIEPANVTLQTSPTTVTRNFGGVARRKTLIDQLRATPDADDLLLLDAGDVFQGTLYFNLYEGKADKSFYNQMGYDAVAVGNHEFDRGQIALRDFINGVTGQTPPNPPINFPMLSANVNVDASAPLAAALAPTDVAVPGKLGKRIIINKGGGSSRNIGIFGLTPTDTGILSNPGAGVTFSTDLITIAQAQVNALKAAGAQHIIALTHIGYPVDREIAKNVHGIDVIVGGHSHTPLLPTVNPPSPVGVASQGPYPAIEKDPDNKDVVIVTDWEWGKWLGDITLGFDASGAVSVISGVIRPVWADGLGTPPRSLLPGEQPEILPDAGFQNEITTVWKPGVDALANQEIGRTAVFLDGERASVRNKETNLGNLITDAMLERTRTAGAQICITNGGGIRASIPGPTGGAPDAPITVGQVLTVLPFGNTLALVTLTGAQVIAALENGLSQVNLSNPSASAGRFPQVAGLRFIWDPKRPANSRIVSVFVQTTTSMNGTQNTTFVPINPTATYRVVTNNFMLTGGDGYSVLTQGTNPVDTGLIMADEVQNYITANSPINRGVEGRITRLQAWLPFISKQPATVEIYRGN; translated from the coding sequence GTGAGCACACAAAAGCTTTCCAGACGCGCATTTCTGAGACGAACCGTTTTAGCTGGCGGCGCCACGCTGTATGTCTTCGCCAACGGGCACTACCGCATCGCCCTCAGCCAGGCGCCAGTGGTCTACCGGCTGCGCATCCTACATACCAACGACCACCATGCCCGCATCGAACCGGCCAACGTCACGCTCCAAACCAGCCCCACCACGGTCACGCGCAACTTCGGCGGCGTCGCCCGGCGTAAGACGCTGATCGACCAGTTGCGCGCGACGCCGGACGCGGATGACTTGCTGTTGCTCGACGCCGGCGACGTCTTCCAGGGCACGCTCTACTTCAACCTGTATGAGGGCAAGGCCGACAAGTCTTTCTACAACCAGATGGGCTACGACGCCGTCGCAGTGGGCAACCACGAGTTCGACCGAGGGCAAATCGCGCTGCGCGACTTCATCAACGGGGTCACTGGACAAACACCGCCCAACCCGCCGATCAACTTCCCAATGCTCAGCGCCAACGTCAACGTGGATGCGAGCGCGCCGCTGGCCGCCGCGCTCGCGCCGACCGACGTGGCCGTGCCGGGCAAACTGGGCAAGCGCATCATCATCAACAAGGGCGGCGGCAGCAGCCGCAACATCGGCATCTTCGGCCTGACGCCAACCGATACCGGCATCCTGAGCAACCCTGGTGCAGGTGTCACCTTCAGCACAGATCTCATCACCATCGCTCAGGCGCAGGTGAATGCATTGAAGGCCGCTGGTGCGCAGCACATCATCGCCCTGACGCACATTGGCTACCCCGTGGACCGGGAAATCGCAAAGAACGTGCACGGCATTGATGTGATCGTCGGTGGCCACTCACACACGCCGCTGTTGCCGACCGTCAACCCACCCAGCCCGGTTGGCGTAGCCTCACAGGGCCCCTACCCCGCGATCGAGAAAGACCCGGACAACAAGGACGTCGTCATCGTCACCGACTGGGAATGGGGCAAGTGGCTGGGCGATATTACGCTCGGCTTCGACGCAAGCGGCGCGGTGTCGGTGATCAGTGGCGTGATCCGGCCGGTGTGGGCCGATGGCTTGGGTACTCCGCCGCGCAGCTTGCTGCCGGGTGAGCAGCCGGAAATTCTGCCGGATGCCGGTTTCCAAAACGAGATCACGACTGTGTGGAAGCCGGGCGTGGATGCACTGGCCAATCAGGAGATCGGCAGGACGGCCGTATTCCTGGACGGTGAACGCGCCAGCGTGCGCAATAAGGAGACCAATCTGGGCAACTTGATCACCGACGCGATGCTGGAACGGACGCGAACAGCCGGCGCACAAATTTGCATCACCAACGGCGGCGGCATCCGCGCCTCCATCCCCGGCCCCACCGGTGGCGCACCAGATGCCCCGATCACCGTCGGGCAAGTGCTGACCGTGCTGCCGTTCGGCAACACGCTCGCGCTGGTCACCCTCACCGGCGCACAGGTCATCGCCGCCCTGGAGAATGGCCTCAGCCAGGTGAACCTCAGCAACCCCAGCGCCTCAGCAGGACGCTTCCCGCAAGTAGCCGGGCTGCGCTTCATCTGGGATCCTAAGCGGCCGGCCAACAGCCGCATCGTCAGCGTGTTTGTGCAGACAACGACCAGCATGAACGGCACGCAGAACACTACCTTCGTGCCGATCAACCCGACGGCTACTTACCGCGTGGTGACCAACAACTTCATGCTCACCGGCGGCGACGGCTACTCGGTGCTCACCCAGGGCACCAACCCGGTAGATACCGGTCTCATCATGGCCGATGAGGTGCAGAATTACATCACGGCCAACTCGCCTATCAACCGCGGCGTGGAAGGACGCATCACCCGTCTGCAGGCCTGGCTCCCTTTCATCAGCAAACAACCCGCTACCGTGGAAATCTACCGCGGCAATTGA
- a CDS encoding thioredoxin domain-containing protein — protein sequence MGRICSEGILPPSVDNLPMANESKVIWREWSDEAFAEAKAQDKPVLLGISAVWCHWCHVMDRGVPGDPVHTGVYNDSQIADYINANFIPIRVDNDQRPDINARYNMGGWPTTCFLTPDGDVIYGATYLAPAQMRQLLPRVVEVWRNDREEILKQLKSRTEDTKRKTQAAPPTLAELQSSVIHHPSSIIEDVSGAIIRNFDPRHGGLGNGQKFPMSDAWELLLAIYAQTRERRLLDMVVKTLIAMGTRGMYDLVAGGWFRYSTTPDWSVPHFEKMLEDHGRLVPVYLHAVQLCRETGREDDAVTLTKVVRASLDYLTATLLHDAPGLTYFAGSQDADEVYYLLSREERAKLPAPFIDWRLYADWNALMVSALLQAGVVLDQPAYADLAARVWHTLVDRCVNDDGSVTHSLVSKDGAMVHASLRGQLGDQAALAKAGLDLAQFRPELAADALAVVRRIVDFAMRELRAPEGNFYDSPANPNAQGMLRIRIQPIFDNCTLAEALLMMSYLADEADWRQVAQVALAAFGDEYKRYREHAAPYALAVMRATQLPDEVMIVGRGDEVLPFIRTAHATYSPWRIVRALDPDRDAAFIAQRGYPMTRLPVAFVCRGTACSAPIYAPEDLRAAST from the coding sequence ATGGGTCGTATCTGCTCGGAGGGTATTCTGCCGCCTTCCGTGGATAATTTGCCTATGGCGAACGAATCTAAGGTCATATGGCGCGAATGGAGCGATGAAGCCTTTGCAGAGGCGAAGGCGCAGGACAAGCCGGTGTTACTTGGCATCAGCGCGGTGTGGTGCCATTGGTGCCATGTGATGGATCGCGGTGTGCCGGGGGACCCGGTGCACACCGGCGTGTACAACGACTCGCAAATCGCAGACTACATCAACGCCAACTTCATCCCCATCCGTGTGGACAACGACCAGCGTCCCGACATCAACGCGCGTTACAACATGGGCGGCTGGCCGACGACCTGTTTTCTCACACCCGACGGCGACGTGATCTACGGTGCGACCTATCTGGCGCCGGCGCAGATGCGCCAGTTGCTCCCGCGCGTCGTCGAAGTCTGGCGCAACGACCGCGAGGAAATTTTGAAGCAGCTCAAAAGCAGGACGGAAGACACGAAACGCAAGACGCAAGCAGCTCCGCCGACGCTGGCAGAGCTTCAATCATCCGTCATCCATCATCCATCTTCTATCATCGAAGACGTCTCCGGCGCGATCATCCGCAACTTCGACCCGAGGCACGGCGGGCTGGGCAACGGCCAAAAGTTCCCAATGAGCGACGCCTGGGAGCTGTTGCTCGCCATCTACGCCCAGACGCGCGAGCGGCGCCTGCTCGACATGGTGGTGAAGACGCTGATCGCCATGGGCACGCGCGGCATGTATGACTTGGTCGCCGGCGGCTGGTTCCGTTATTCCACCACGCCGGATTGGAGCGTGCCGCACTTCGAAAAGATGCTGGAAGATCACGGCCGCCTCGTGCCGGTCTATCTGCATGCCGTTCAGTTGTGCCGCGAAACAGGGCGTGAGGACGACGCGGTCACGCTCACCAAAGTCGTCCGCGCCTCGCTCGATTACCTGACCGCGACGCTGCTGCATGATGCGCCTGGCCTCACCTACTTCGCCGGCAGCCAGGACGCCGACGAAGTGTATTACCTGCTCTCGCGCGAAGAGCGCGCCAAGCTGCCGGCCCCGTTCATTGACTGGCGGCTGTATGCCGATTGGAACGCGCTGATGGTCTCGGCTCTCTTGCAAGCCGGCGTCGTGCTCGATCAGCCGGCATACGCCGACCTCGCAGCGCGCGTCTGGCACACGCTGGTAGATCGCTGCGTGAACGACGACGGCAGCGTGACGCATTCACTCGTCTCGAAGGACGGCGCCATGGTGCACGCCAGCCTGCGCGGCCAGCTCGGTGATCAGGCAGCATTGGCAAAAGCCGGCCTCGACTTGGCGCAATTCCGGCCGGAGCTGGCCGCCGACGCACTTGCCGTCGTGCGCCGGATCGTGGATTTCGCCATGCGCGAACTGCGCGCGCCGGAGGGGAACTTCTACGACTCGCCGGCCAACCCGAATGCGCAGGGAATGCTGCGCATCCGCATCCAGCCGATCTTCGACAATTGCACGCTGGCCGAGGCGCTTCTGATGATGAGCTATCTGGCCGATGAAGCAGACTGGCGGCAAGTTGCGCAGGTGGCGCTGGCAGCGTTCGGCGATGAATATAAGCGCTACCGCGAACATGCCGCGCCCTACGCGCTGGCCGTCATGCGCGCGACGCAACTTCCCGACGAGGTAATGATCGTCGGGCGCGGCGATGAAGTGCTGCCGTTCATTCGCACAGCGCATGCGACTTATTCGCCCTGGCGCATCGTGCGCGCGCTCGATCCCGACCGAGACGCGGCCTTCATCGCGCAGCGTGGCTATCCCATGACGCGGCTGCCGGTCGCATTCGTCTGTCGAGGGACGGCGTGCAGCGCGCCGATCTACGCGCCGGAAGACCTGCGCGCGGCATCCACCTGA